From the genome of Blautia pseudococcoides, one region includes:
- a CDS encoding TRAP transporter large permease, with amino-acid sequence MSASAVALIVVLIVLMLLGLPITWALGGACICAIFLDPALSFAMITQKIFTGCDNFSMLALPAFFLAGDIMSKGGLSKRLVAFADSFVGWISGGISLVSIVACTFFAAISGSSVATTAAIGGLMYPEMVKRGYPKDYAAAVQAIGGTLGIVIPPSTVFVIYGNITGVSVAKLLMAGVLPGILCGILLCVYAFYKAKKCNFPKEAGFSFKRFLLSFKDAIWALIMPIVILGGIYAGIFTPTESAVVAVFYGFLVCIAIYREISGKDVWEILKGTAVSTANLMFLVVTAQMFGYLITYYKIPVAVTNAFMAVASNKYVFLALIIVLLLICGMFLEVGATNLILGPILAPIAVAFGVDPVHFGMLFVFLLALGQATPPFGTTMFVACGFSEQPVSKVAKNLIPFVAVEVVCAVIFAYVPALSTLLPNLVS; translated from the coding sequence ATGTCAGCTTCCGCAGTTGCTTTAATCGTCGTACTTATCGTTCTCATGCTTCTTGGCCTTCCTATCACCTGGGCTTTGGGAGGGGCATGCATCTGTGCTATATTTTTAGACCCGGCGTTATCTTTTGCCATGATCACTCAGAAAATTTTTACGGGGTGTGATAACTTTTCTATGCTGGCACTTCCGGCTTTCTTTCTGGCAGGGGACATTATGTCAAAAGGCGGCTTGTCCAAACGGCTGGTGGCTTTTGCGGATTCCTTTGTGGGGTGGATCTCAGGGGGGATTTCCCTGGTATCTATAGTGGCATGTACCTTTTTTGCGGCAATTTCCGGTTCATCTGTTGCCACAACAGCGGCGATCGGCGGTTTGATGTATCCGGAAATGGTAAAACGTGGATATCCGAAGGATTATGCGGCAGCCGTACAGGCAATCGGCGGAACACTGGGGATCGTGATCCCGCCGTCCACTGTCTTTGTTATATATGGTAATATTACAGGTGTATCGGTGGCAAAACTTCTGATGGCGGGCGTCCTGCCGGGGATATTATGCGGAATACTGCTCTGTGTATATGCATTTTACAAAGCTAAGAAATGTAATTTTCCAAAAGAAGCCGGATTTTCTTTCAAGAGGTTTTTGCTCTCCTTCAAAGATGCGATCTGGGCATTGATCATGCCAATCGTTATTCTGGGTGGCATTTACGCGGGAATTTTTACGCCCACGGAGTCGGCTGTGGTTGCCGTGTTCTATGGTTTTCTGGTTTGTATTGCCATTTACAGGGAAATCAGCGGAAAAGATGTGTGGGAGATATTGAAAGGAACGGCTGTAAGCACCGCTAATCTTATGTTTCTGGTGGTTACGGCACAGATGTTCGGATATCTGATCACTTATTATAAGATTCCGGTTGCAGTGACCAATGCATTTATGGCAGTGGCAAGTAATAAATATGTATTCCTGGCACTGATCATTGTTCTGCTTCTCATCTGCGGTATGTTTCTGGAAGTAGGAGCCACCAACCTGATTCTCGGTCCTATTCTGGCACCTATCGCTGTGGCATTTGGGGTGGACCCGGTTCATTTTGGTATGCTGTTTGTATTTCTGCTGGCACTTGGACAGGCTACACCGCCTTTTGGAACCACCATGTTTGTGGCATGTGGATTCTCGGAGCAGCCGGTCAGTAAAGTGGCAAAGAATCTGATTCCCTTTGTGGCAGTGGAAGTGGTGTGTGCTGTTATTTTTGCCTATGTTCCCGCCCTATCCACACTGCTGCCGAACCTGGTTTCCTGA
- a CDS encoding alcohol dehydrogenase catalytic domain-containing protein, translating into MKNTMKEVVVVKPHQVEVREVPIPVPGDDEVLIQMKAAGVCGSDHHIYHGANPCSTYPRIPGHENAGIVVKTGKNVADIKEGDHVIVDLIHTCQECYQCRIGRKNVCEKVMVRGSGMDGGWREYFTAPAKEVYRIADSVTWEDAALVEPYAIGAHCTARGRVVPEDTVLILGTGTIGAIILQTCKAKGCKTVICCDISDSSLERARGYGADHVINTEKENLAEAVQRITEGHGVTIAFDSACFPGSLTMVMQPGIICNAGRVVPLGFCTKPEEITQAMINQRELDIIGTRMSCYKFEPTISGMENKKFDTKGIATTFINFSEIDKVFYYMDHPEPAVKKMVILF; encoded by the coding sequence ATGAAGAATACCATGAAGGAAGTAGTTGTAGTAAAGCCTCATCAGGTGGAAGTGCGTGAAGTCCCTATTCCCGTTCCCGGTGATGATGAAGTCCTGATCCAGATGAAAGCTGCAGGTGTATGCGGAAGTGACCACCATATTTATCACGGTGCGAATCCCTGCTCCACATATCCCCGTATTCCGGGTCATGAAAATGCAGGAATTGTGGTGAAAACAGGAAAAAATGTGGCAGATATAAAAGAGGGAGACCATGTGATCGTGGACCTGATCCATACCTGCCAAGAGTGCTATCAGTGCAGGATTGGAAGAAAGAATGTATGTGAGAAGGTAATGGTCAGGGGCTCCGGTATGGACGGCGGCTGGAGGGAATATTTTACAGCGCCTGCAAAGGAGGTCTACAGGATCGCTGACAGCGTGACATGGGAGGATGCTGCGCTTGTGGAGCCTTACGCAATCGGTGCACATTGTACGGCAAGAGGCCGGGTGGTGCCTGAGGATACAGTCCTGATACTTGGGACGGGTACGATCGGAGCTATTATACTGCAGACCTGCAAGGCAAAAGGATGTAAAACCGTCATCTGCTGTGATATCAGCGACAGTTCCCTGGAACGGGCCAGGGGATACGGTGCAGACCATGTGATCAATACAGAGAAGGAAAACCTGGCAGAAGCGGTACAGAGGATCACAGAGGGCCATGGAGTTACCATCGCATTTGATTCAGCCTGTTTTCCGGGATCTCTCACTATGGTCATGCAGCCGGGGATCATCTGTAATGCAGGGCGTGTGGTTCCCCTGGGATTCTGTACAAAACCGGAAGAAATCACACAGGCCATGATCAACCAGAGAGAGCTGGATATTATTGGAACCAGAATGTCATGTTATAAATTTGAGCCGACTATTTCTGGTATGGAAAATAAGAAGTTTGATACAAAGGGAATTGCCACTACATTTATAAACTTCAGTGAAATAGATAAAGTATTTTATTATATGGACCATCCGGAACCTGCAGTGAAGAAAATGGTCATCCTGTTTTAA
- a CDS encoding SDR family oxidoreductase, whose protein sequence is MKGNELFNIEGKKAIVTGGTRGLGYGMAEGLMEAGCEVAIVGTSAKVHEAAAHFRGKGFKCHGVKANLAVREEVYLCFRECVEKLGKDLDILVTAHGIQRRHSAEVFPIEEWDEVLNVNLNSVFILCQEAAKVMLEKGYGKIINIASMVSWFGGQTVPAYTAAKGGVTQLTKELSNDWIARGINVNAIAPGYMATEMNAALLDQENPRYQQITDRIPANRWGTGEDMKGACIFLASHASDYLGGAIIPVDGGYLVK, encoded by the coding sequence ATGAAGGGAAATGAATTATTTAATATTGAAGGGAAAAAGGCGATCGTGACAGGCGGGACAAGAGGCCTGGGATATGGGATGGCAGAGGGTCTTATGGAAGCCGGCTGTGAAGTGGCCATTGTAGGAACATCTGCGAAGGTACACGAGGCGGCAGCACATTTTCGCGGGAAAGGTTTTAAATGCCATGGCGTAAAAGCGAATCTTGCCGTCCGTGAGGAAGTGTATCTCTGCTTCCGGGAGTGTGTGGAGAAGCTTGGAAAAGATTTGGATATCCTTGTGACTGCTCATGGGATTCAGAGACGCCACAGTGCAGAGGTTTTTCCGATTGAGGAATGGGATGAGGTTTTGAATGTCAATCTGAATTCGGTATTTATCCTGTGTCAGGAAGCGGCAAAAGTCATGCTGGAAAAGGGCTATGGTAAGATCATCAATATTGCCTCCATGGTATCCTGGTTTGGCGGACAGACAGTTCCAGCCTATACTGCGGCAAAGGGTGGAGTGACACAGCTTACAAAAGAGCTGAGCAATGATTGGATCGCAAGAGGCATCAATGTAAATGCTATTGCGCCCGGATATATGGCTACAGAGATGAATGCGGCTCTTTTGGACCAGGAAAATCCAAGATATCAGCAGATCACAGACAGGATTCCAGCCAACCGGTGGGGGACCGGAGAGGATATGAAAGGTGCCTGTATTTTCCTGGCATCACATGCCAGTGATTATTTGGGCGGAGCCATAATTCCTGTGGATGGAGGATATCTTGTAAAGTAA
- a CDS encoding recombinase family protein has protein sequence MKKKVRAAAYGRVSTEKDDQVNSLISQREYFSDYIRQHEDWELTGIYYDEGISGTQTANRRGFNQMIQDAMAGKIDLILTKEVSRFARNTVDTLSYIRKLKEKGVRVIFTIDNIDTMDGDGELRLSIMATLAQDESRKTSERVKWGQKRRMEQGVVFGRDLLGYTVKAGNLFVNEEEAGIVKAIFHKYTNEQKGTHVIARELTEEGIPPKQGERWSNTMILKVLKNEKYAGDLCQKKTITPDFLSHRKKRNEGEEEMVYLKNHHTPVIDRELWDRTQRELKVRSSSQQRVAGQCSHYWCSGKVKCGECGGSFVIRTKKRSDGSIYKSWRCYNHANHGKSCCQNTAVSDLALRACVSFAVKQVRIEKDTIAAELLQSIKRLKRTELYTDDDSFIEKRIGEIQSKKKKCVDLALEGILNAQELAEQKDWYDGQIKRLERRLLKIEKEKEIEEKESNCPEKYIKTIKGILRFQEEEDVLYREILDKAVVYPGQIVCIWLKDLPFGIKMRIQTSGKRENYTTEILDVCLVKKNMNNGMVGKGKWGAKR, from the coding sequence ATGAAAAAGAAAGTAAGGGCAGCTGCGTACGGAAGAGTATCCACAGAGAAGGATGATCAGGTGAATTCCCTCATAAGCCAGCGGGAGTATTTTTCTGATTACATTCGTCAGCACGAAGATTGGGAATTGACCGGTATTTATTATGATGAAGGTATCAGCGGAACCCAGACTGCAAACCGAAGAGGGTTTAACCAGATGATTCAGGATGCCATGGCTGGTAAAATAGATTTAATCCTTACAAAAGAAGTATCAAGATTTGCCAGGAACACGGTGGATACTCTTTCTTATATAAGAAAACTGAAGGAAAAGGGAGTCCGCGTTATTTTTACCATTGATAATATTGATACCATGGACGGAGATGGAGAACTTCGTCTGTCTATCATGGCAACCCTTGCCCAGGATGAAAGCAGAAAGACATCTGAACGTGTGAAATGGGGACAGAAACGCAGGATGGAACAGGGAGTGGTATTTGGCAGGGACCTGCTTGGGTATACGGTGAAGGCAGGCAATTTATTTGTCAATGAGGAGGAGGCAGGGATCGTCAAAGCCATATTCCACAAATATACAAATGAACAAAAAGGCACGCATGTTATTGCCAGAGAGCTTACGGAGGAGGGGATACCGCCTAAACAGGGAGAGAGATGGTCTAATACTATGATTTTAAAAGTTCTGAAAAACGAGAAGTACGCAGGGGATCTGTGCCAGAAAAAAACAATCACCCCGGATTTCTTGTCCCACAGAAAAAAAAGAAATGAGGGGGAGGAGGAAATGGTATATTTGAAAAACCATCACACACCGGTCATTGACAGGGAACTGTGGGACAGAACACAGAGAGAGCTGAAAGTAAGATCCTCATCGCAGCAAAGAGTGGCCGGGCAATGCAGTCATTATTGGTGCAGTGGAAAAGTAAAATGCGGGGAATGCGGAGGAAGTTTCGTGATCCGTACAAAAAAACGCAGCGATGGAAGTATCTACAAAAGCTGGAGATGTTATAATCATGCAAATCATGGTAAATCCTGCTGCCAAAACACAGCAGTCAGTGACTTGGCGCTGCGTGCCTGTGTGTCTTTTGCGGTAAAGCAGGTAAGGATTGAAAAGGATACTATAGCGGCAGAACTTCTACAGAGCATTAAAAGGCTGAAACGGACAGAGCTATACACGGACGATGACTCTTTTATTGAGAAAAGGATAGGAGAAATTCAGTCCAAAAAGAAAAAATGTGTTGATTTGGCGTTGGAGGGAATCTTAAATGCCCAAGAATTGGCTGAACAGAAAGATTGGTACGACGGGCAGATCAAAAGACTGGAAAGAAGGCTGTTAAAAATAGAAAAGGAGAAGGAGATTGAGGAGAAAGAAAGTAATTGTCCGGAAAAATACATAAAAACGATCAAAGGTATCTTGCGTTTTCAGGAGGAGGAAGATGTCCTTTACCGAGAAATACTTGATAAGGCTGTCGTGTATCCTGGACAGATTGTTTGTATATGGCTGAAAGATTTGCCGTTTGGGATAAAAATGCGGATACAGACCAGCGGCAAACGTGAAAATTATACTACGGAAATCCTGGATGTGTGTCTTGTTAAGAAAAATATGAATAACGGCATGGTGGGGAAAGGTAAATGGGGGGCAAAGCGGTAA